The following coding sequences are from one Sporolituus thermophilus DSM 23256 window:
- a CDS encoding leucyl aminopeptidase has translation MHVQLISGSPTHVLCDMLIVGLFEGIMSLEGASEAADEALNGQISSLVRDMPDCGQFGKTTILHTFSGLGCKRLLILGLGKKEDLTVDKLRHLSAVAIRAAQQVRAKIVASMVYGADAGGQPVDKAAQALVEGAILGNYHFLYYKTDKKEFSAVEELLIVEQDEGRSVLIKDAVDRGQIIAEAVNLARDLVNHPACYMTPTKMVWHATEIARNGGLELIVLDREQMREQNMHALLAVAQGSYEPPKMIVLKYTGDPHSKDVLGFIGKGITFDSGGISLKPSEGMQEMKDDMAGGAAVLGAMAAIARLKPKVNIIGVVPCTENMPSGKALKPGDVISSLEGKTIEIVSTDAEGRLILADAVAYARKLGATHLIDIATLTGACVVALGSNASGVISNNREWCRQVIDAAEEAGEKLWELPNFVEYQEQIKSHIADLKNSGGRQAGAITAGLFIGHFVGQCPWVHIDIAGTASIDKERGYNVKGGTGVGVRTLVQVALKQAGQN, from the coding sequence ATGCATGTTCAATTAATATCAGGTTCGCCAACACATGTTTTATGCGATATGTTAATCGTCGGCCTCTTTGAAGGTATTATGAGTCTTGAGGGGGCCTCAGAAGCGGCCGACGAAGCGCTAAATGGCCAAATTAGTTCCCTGGTGCGTGATATGCCTGATTGTGGTCAGTTTGGGAAAACAACAATTCTGCATACATTTTCCGGCCTGGGCTGTAAACGGTTACTCATCCTTGGTCTTGGCAAAAAGGAAGATTTGACGGTTGACAAGCTGCGCCACTTATCCGCTGTTGCAATTCGGGCAGCGCAGCAAGTCCGAGCCAAGATTGTGGCTTCTATGGTCTACGGCGCAGACGCTGGCGGCCAACCGGTGGATAAAGCTGCCCAAGCGCTGGTCGAGGGAGCTATTCTTGGCAACTATCATTTCTTGTATTATAAAACAGACAAAAAAGAATTTTCAGCCGTAGAAGAACTCCTTATCGTTGAACAAGATGAGGGGCGAAGTGTTTTAATCAAAGACGCAGTCGACAGAGGGCAGATCATCGCCGAGGCGGTCAATTTGGCCCGTGACTTGGTAAATCATCCAGCATGTTATATGACACCGACAAAAATGGTGTGGCACGCTACCGAAATTGCCAGAAACGGCGGATTGGAACTGATAGTGCTTGACCGGGAACAGATGCGCGAACAAAATATGCATGCTCTGTTGGCGGTTGCCCAGGGAAGTTACGAGCCGCCTAAAATGATTGTACTTAAATATACCGGTGATCCACACAGTAAAGATGTCCTTGGCTTTATTGGCAAAGGAATAACTTTTGACAGCGGTGGCATATCCCTCAAACCAAGTGAAGGAATGCAGGAAATGAAGGACGACATGGCCGGTGGCGCTGCTGTTTTGGGGGCAATGGCAGCAATAGCTCGGCTAAAACCGAAAGTTAACATCATCGGTGTTGTGCCTTGCACGGAAAACATGCCTTCAGGAAAGGCGCTAAAACCAGGAGACGTGATTTCTTCTCTTGAAGGTAAAACAATTGAGATTGTTAGTACAGATGCGGAAGGGCGTCTTATTCTCGCTGATGCTGTTGCCTACGCTCGTAAGCTTGGCGCTACCCATCTTATCGACATTGCTACACTGACAGGAGCGTGCGTCGTAGCTCTAGGTTCTAATGCTAGTGGGGTTATTAGCAACAACCGGGAGTGGTGTCGCCAGGTAATTGATGCGGCCGAAGAAGCAGGGGAAAAACTATGGGAACTCCCAAACTTTGTAGAATACCAAGAGCAGATAAAGAGTCATATTGCTGATCTAAAAAACTCAGGCGGTCGGCAGGCTGGAGCTATTACGGCCGGATTGTTCATCGGCCATTTTGTCGGGCAGTGCCCATGGGTTCATATTGACATTGCCGGCACGGCGTCGATTGATAAAGAACGCGGCTACAACGTTAAAGGCGGTACCGGTGTTGGAGTGCGCACCCTTGTACAGGTAGCACTTAAACAGGCGGGTCAGAATTAA
- a CDS encoding sulfite exporter TauE/SafE family protein produces MMVLITFAMGLFTGILSGLLGIGGGVVLVPMMVFFLGISQHTAQGISMLVIIPTAIAGILQFHKDRLINYRVAGYLALGAIAGALLSANFVQAIPAETLKRLFGIFVIVTGLRMVLAKPKKS; encoded by the coding sequence ATGATGGTCTTAATTACTTTCGCAATGGGGCTTTTTACCGGGATATTAAGTGGTCTACTGGGTATTGGCGGCGGCGTGGTTTTAGTCCCCATGATGGTCTTTTTTCTAGGAATATCCCAGCATACGGCGCAAGGAATATCGATGTTAGTAATTATCCCAACGGCTATTGCCGGTATCTTGCAGTTTCATAAAGACAGGCTGATCAATTATCGCGTTGCAGGCTATCTAGCCTTGGGAGCTATAGCTGGAGCTCTACTAAGCGCTAACTTTGTCCAAGCTATTCCGGCTGAAACGTTGAAACGCCTGTTCGGAATTTTTGTCATTGTCACAGGTCTCCGGATGGTTTTAGCAAAACCTAAGAAATCATAG
- a CDS encoding PHP domain-containing protein encodes MAADLHIHTTASDGRLTPGEVVEQAVQAGLNCIAITDHDTVDGLKTLVGENKAGLRIIPGIEFSTELPQHEVHILGYYINWQEDELYGRLERLAANRQARLRLMVEKINRLGYKIDYERVLEIAGASVAVGRPHVAKVLVDQGFFHSVSDVFKTLLRKNGPAYVPHYKLTPLEVINLIKKAGGLAVLAHPGLIGSDNIVAELIRLGLDGLEAYHPEHNEEQTKKYLQIAAKNRLLVTGGSDFHGIPGRFPPHLGIFTIDSDLVTQMERFRQNVQA; translated from the coding sequence ATGGCTGCTGACTTGCATATCCATACGACCGCCTCGGATGGACGCCTTACGCCCGGCGAAGTAGTGGAACAGGCTGTCCAAGCAGGGCTTAACTGTATTGCTATTACTGATCATGATACCGTGGACGGCCTAAAAACACTGGTGGGAGAAAATAAGGCAGGACTGCGCATTATTCCGGGGATTGAATTTAGCACCGAGCTGCCGCAACATGAGGTTCATATTCTGGGTTACTATATTAATTGGCAAGAGGATGAGCTTTACGGCCGCCTGGAACGACTTGCGGCTAACAGACAGGCACGGCTGCGTCTGATGGTCGAAAAAATAAACCGGCTGGGCTATAAAATCGATTATGAGCGGGTGCTGGAAATCGCCGGCGCTTCTGTTGCCGTTGGTCGACCCCATGTGGCCAAAGTACTGGTTGACCAGGGTTTTTTTCATTCGGTGAGCGATGTTTTTAAGACTTTACTACGAAAAAACGGTCCTGCTTATGTTCCCCATTACAAGCTTACGCCGCTAGAGGTTATAAACCTTATTAAAAAGGCAGGGGGTCTTGCTGTTCTCGCTCATCCTGGCTTGATCGGCAGCGATAATATTGTAGCGGAACTCATCCGGCTTGGCCTTGATGGTCTTGAGGCATACCACCCGGAACATAATGAAGAACAGACGAAAAAGTATTTGCAAATAGCAGCAAAAAACAGACTCCTCGTTACAGGGGGTTCAGACTTTCATGGTATACCAGGACGGTTCCCTCCTCATTTGGGGATTTTTACCATCGACAGTGATTTAGTCACCCAAATGGAGCGCTTTCGCCAAAATGTCCAGGCATGA
- a CDS encoding translation initiation factor 2 — MGEDTALLDELRARIRELEDKVEALRISRRVLMNLIDSIEREKREKVLRLEMQNEKLQKNNCRYARAIMYRNVRITQLEDQLRLLTPNKNMSGNAPT, encoded by the coding sequence GTGGGCGAGGATACAGCTTTGCTTGACGAACTGCGGGCGCGCATCCGGGAACTGGAGGATAAAGTGGAAGCATTGCGTATCAGCCGCCGGGTGCTTATGAACCTAATTGATTCTATAGAACGAGAAAAGCGGGAGAAAGTTTTGCGGTTGGAGATGCAGAACGAAAAACTGCAAAAGAACAATTGCCGGTACGCGCGGGCGATTATGTATCGTAATGTGAGGATAACTCAACTGGAGGACCAGCTTCGCCTGCTAACCCCAAACAAAAATATGTCGGGAAATGCCCCTACTTGA
- a CDS encoding Asp23/Gls24 family envelope stress response protein: MEVVALVGPSGTGKSHRALIVAHEHNIDAIIDDGLLIKDSKIIAGYSAKKEPSKIRAVKRAIFMDAEHAREVREAIERVAPERILILGTSVNMVNKIIDALALPPITKIIRIDEIATRAEIARARESRLKEGKHIIPVPTIELKPHFSGYLIDPLEIFFKKPQAKRRKLGEKSIVRPTFSYYGKLLISDATIASIVDYVATSDLAITRTGQINIKNSQDKEKGISISLDVTIKYGQPIWDVVHQAQHRIKNMVEYMTGMTVKEVNIEVKRLSID; the protein is encoded by the coding sequence ATGGAAGTCGTTGCATTAGTTGGTCCGAGCGGTACAGGCAAAAGCCATCGGGCTTTGATTGTAGCTCATGAACATAATATCGACGCTATTATCGATGACGGGCTACTAATCAAGGACAGTAAAATCATCGCAGGATATTCCGCTAAAAAAGAACCAAGCAAAATCCGTGCCGTCAAAAGGGCTATTTTTATGGACGCCGAGCATGCCCGGGAAGTACGGGAAGCAATAGAGCGTGTAGCCCCTGAACGCATTTTAATTTTAGGTACTTCCGTAAATATGGTAAACAAAATAATTGATGCTCTTGCCCTGCCTCCGATTACGAAAATTATTCGGATCGATGAAATTGCTACAAGAGCGGAAATTGCAAGAGCCCGGGAAAGCCGCTTGAAAGAAGGCAAGCACATTATACCTGTACCTACGATTGAACTGAAACCGCACTTCTCCGGATACCTTATCGATCCTTTGGAGATATTTTTTAAAAAGCCGCAGGCAAAACGGCGCAAACTTGGTGAAAAATCCATTGTCCGTCCTACTTTTAGTTATTATGGCAAATTGCTTATTTCGGACGCTACTATTGCTTCTATTGTCGACTATGTTGCCACTAGTGATCTGGCCATTACTAGGACCGGACAAATAAATATAAAAAATTCTCAGGACAAAGAAAAAGGAATTTCTATCTCTTTAGACGTAACTATTAAATATGGACAGCCCATATGGGATGTCGTTCATCAAGCGCAGCACCGCATTAAAAATATGGTTGAATACATGACAGGAATGACAGTTAAAGAAGTTAATATTGAAGTCAAGCGGCTCAGTATTGACTAG
- a CDS encoding N-acyl-D-amino-acid deacylase family protein has protein sequence MLDLKIKNGLIVDGTGQEGYYADIGIKGDKIVAMGELSGEGAREIIDATGLVVAPGFIDVHSHTDAWYFHNPYAVSKILQGVTTEIIGNCGESAAPINHELRDLLDYGKNTNEQWATTSEFIKLLNNRLGINTATLTGHGNLRALIMGTAARQASAEELKLMAQLLRQTVREGAVGFSSGLLYPPGCFAGRTELVVLCRVLAPIGGVYTTHIRDEGDGLIDAVTEAISVCKASRVRGVISHHKARKRNNWGKTAKTLTMLQEARSEGVDIYCDVYPYTALHTNLATLLPAWIHDGGKDAMLSRLRELFNSETLLADIDREAGDYETIIITKVRKPENKFFQGKSLAQVALAQNKRPAQTVITLLLAEEGSVSMIQHAIDEKDLVRVLTWPLSMVGSDAGARLSFGPLAEGLPHPRSYGTFPRVLARYVREQAVLSLPEAVRKMTSLPAAVFRLNGRGQLRPNFYADITIFDFAVVKDNANYQDPFRPPSGIEYVLVNGKPAVMQGKLTYQMSGKFLMHKPSGSVE, from the coding sequence TTGTTGGATTTAAAGATCAAGAACGGGTTGATCGTGGATGGTACGGGACAAGAGGGGTACTATGCCGACATCGGTATTAAGGGCGACAAAATTGTGGCAATGGGAGAGCTCAGCGGCGAAGGGGCTCGAGAAATAATTGACGCAACCGGGTTAGTTGTGGCGCCGGGCTTTATTGACGTCCATTCTCATACAGATGCTTGGTACTTCCATAACCCTTACGCCGTGAGCAAAATTTTGCAAGGAGTTACTACCGAAATCATTGGTAATTGCGGTGAATCGGCCGCGCCGATAAATCATGAGCTACGTGATCTTCTCGATTATGGTAAGAATACGAACGAACAGTGGGCGACAACTTCTGAATTTATTAAACTTCTTAATAATCGTCTCGGTATTAATACGGCTACTCTCACCGGCCACGGCAACCTTCGGGCCTTGATTATGGGTACCGCCGCTCGCCAGGCTTCCGCCGAAGAGTTAAAGCTAATGGCTCAGTTACTGCGTCAAACAGTCCGTGAAGGCGCCGTAGGCTTTAGTTCGGGTTTGTTATACCCGCCGGGGTGCTTTGCCGGACGCACAGAACTTGTAGTTCTGTGCCGGGTTCTTGCCCCAATCGGGGGTGTTTACACAACTCATATCCGCGATGAAGGTGACGGATTGATCGATGCGGTAACGGAAGCGATTAGTGTCTGTAAAGCAAGCCGAGTGCGAGGAGTAATTTCCCATCATAAAGCAAGGAAACGCAACAACTGGGGAAAAACGGCAAAAACATTGACTATGCTGCAAGAAGCCCGCAGCGAGGGTGTTGACATCTATTGCGACGTTTATCCTTATACAGCCCTGCATACAAATCTCGCTACCTTGCTGCCGGCTTGGATACATGACGGCGGTAAAGACGCAATGCTCTCGCGGCTACGTGAGTTATTTAACAGTGAGACGCTGTTGGCAGACATAGATCGGGAAGCCGGCGATTATGAAACGATTATCATCACGAAAGTCCGTAAGCCAGAGAATAAATTTTTCCAAGGAAAATCGCTGGCGCAGGTGGCTTTAGCTCAAAACAAGCGTCCGGCTCAGACGGTAATAACCCTTCTCCTGGCAGAAGAAGGGTCTGTAAGTATGATCCAGCACGCAATAGATGAAAAAGACTTGGTACGGGTTTTGACATGGCCCTTGTCGATGGTAGGTAGTGATGCAGGTGCACGCCTGTCTTTCGGCCCTTTGGCGGAAGGTTTGCCGCATCCCCGCAGTTATGGCACTTTCCCGCGCGTATTGGCCCGCTATGTGCGGGAACAGGCAGTTTTGTCTCTACCCGAAGCCGTGCGAAAGATGACCTCACTCCCTGCGGCCGTTTTCCGCTTGAATGGGCGGGGCCAACTGCGGCCAAATTTTTACGCCGATATAACTATTTTTGATTTCGCAGTCGTTAAAGATAACGCCAACTATCAAGACCCTTTCCGTCCCCCCTCGGGCATCGAATACGTGTTGGTTAACGGCAAGCCGGCAGTGATGCAGGGTAAATTAACATACCAAATGTCGGGAAAATTTTTAATGCATAAACCATCAGGTTCTGTGGAATGA
- a CDS encoding sulfite exporter TauE/SafE family protein, protein MTENIKLTGTGFIVGIFSGLLGVGGGVFLVPIMVSCFAIDQHTAHGTSLAVVIPTAIVSAIIYGFHGNADLGVSLNLVVGSIIGASIGARIMKKIPAAQLKRLFGILLVFVGLRMVLA, encoded by the coding sequence ATGACAGAAAATATAAAACTTACCGGTACCGGGTTTATCGTGGGAATTTTCAGCGGCTTACTTGGTGTCGGCGGCGGAGTATTCCTGGTGCCAATCATGGTTTCTTGCTTTGCCATTGATCAACATACTGCCCATGGGACCTCTTTGGCAGTCGTTATTCCTACCGCTATCGTCAGCGCTATTATCTATGGCTTTCACGGCAATGCCGATCTTGGGGTGTCGTTGAATTTGGTTGTCGGCAGCATTATCGGCGCCAGTATCGGCGCCCGAATTATGAAAAAAATACCGGCAGCGCAGCTTAAACGTCTGTTTGGAATATTGCTGGTTTTTGTCGGTCTTAGGATGGTATTAGCATGA
- a CDS encoding DUF3870 domain-containing protein, with translation MEKETNRLVLFSGYAKLPTGITASEMYKVIGVIVLIDVVTGEIVEADCTLATQLARKHVSAALVGQSLKNGPDQALRTIDRVYQGSAKRTIITAIRIIYDKYRSYTEGTIPSVLD, from the coding sequence ATGGAAAAAGAAACGAACAGGCTAGTTCTGTTCTCAGGTTACGCGAAATTACCAACTGGTATAACGGCAAGTGAAATGTATAAGGTGATTGGGGTAATTGTATTGATTGATGTGGTAACAGGGGAAATTGTCGAAGCCGACTGCACGCTCGCCACACAACTTGCCCGTAAACATGTTTCGGCTGCTCTGGTCGGTCAGAGTTTAAAGAACGGGCCTGACCAGGCATTGCGGACAATTGACCGCGTATATCAAGGGAGCGCCAAAAGGACTATTATTACGGCAATCCGCATTATTTACGACAAGTATCGCAGTTACACTGAAGGTACTATTCCGAGTGTTCTGGATTAG
- the guaB gene encoding IMP dehydrogenase — MFNDKFGPEGLTFDDVLLIPAKSDVLPREVDVSTNLTRNIKLNIPIISSGMDTVTEARMAIAMAREGGLGVIHKNMSIERQANEIDKVKRSEHGIIVDPIFLSPENTLQDAHDLMEKYRISGVPVTEKGKLVGILTNRDLRFETDLRRKIRECMTREHLITAPVGTSLEQAKEILRQHRVEKLPLVDEHGNLKGLITIKDIEKAQKYPNSAKDSKGRLLVAAAVGVGADMMDRVDAIVAAKVDVIVIDTAHGHSRGVLEAVKKIKQAYPNIELIAGNVATAEATRDLIEAGADAVKVGIGPGSICTTRVIAGIGVPQITAIYDCARAAREYKVPIIADGGIKYSGDITKAIAAGAHVVMIGNLLAGTEESPGEMIIYQGRSYKVYRGMGSLGAMAEGSKDRYFQENMDKLVPEGIEGRVPYKGSVADTVYQLVGGLRAGMGYCGVRNIEELINKTRFIRITGAGLKESHPHDIHITKEAPNYSL, encoded by the coding sequence ATGTTTAATGACAAGTTTGGACCCGAAGGGTTAACTTTTGACGATGTGCTGTTAATACCTGCTAAATCAGATGTTTTGCCCCGAGAAGTAGATGTCAGTACCAATTTGACGCGTAATATTAAGTTAAACATCCCAATTATAAGTTCGGGCATGGACACTGTAACCGAAGCCCGGATGGCCATTGCGATGGCCCGGGAAGGCGGACTGGGTGTCATTCATAAAAATATGTCAATCGAGCGACAGGCTAACGAGATTGATAAGGTAAAACGGTCTGAGCACGGAATTATTGTTGACCCCATTTTTCTTTCGCCCGAAAATACCCTTCAAGATGCGCATGATTTGATGGAAAAATATCGCATCTCAGGCGTACCTGTTACGGAGAAAGGGAAACTTGTTGGGATACTGACCAACCGTGACCTGCGTTTTGAAACGGATTTACGGCGAAAGATACGCGAATGCATGACCCGTGAACACCTTATCACAGCGCCTGTTGGCACTTCACTCGAACAAGCTAAGGAAATCCTGCGCCAACACCGCGTCGAAAAATTGCCGCTGGTAGACGAACACGGCAATCTTAAAGGGCTTATTACCATCAAAGACATCGAAAAAGCGCAGAAATATCCTAATTCAGCCAAGGATTCCAAAGGACGGTTGCTAGTTGCCGCCGCCGTCGGTGTAGGAGCCGACATGATGGATCGAGTGGATGCTATTGTGGCGGCGAAAGTTGATGTCATTGTTATCGATACTGCACATGGCCATTCGCGCGGCGTACTTGAAGCCGTAAAGAAGATCAAGCAGGCTTATCCAAATATCGAGTTGATTGCCGGCAACGTTGCCACAGCAGAGGCAACCCGCGATTTAATTGAAGCAGGCGCTGACGCTGTGAAAGTAGGCATTGGACCCGGGTCGATTTGTACTACTCGCGTCATTGCCGGTATTGGTGTTCCGCAAATTACGGCTATTTATGATTGCGCCCGTGCGGCACGGGAATATAAAGTTCCTATTATCGCTGATGGCGGCATAAAGTACTCCGGTGATATTACCAAGGCCATCGCTGCTGGCGCTCATGTTGTAATGATTGGTAATTTATTGGCGGGTACCGAAGAGAGTCCGGGCGAAATGATTATTTATCAAGGTCGCAGTTATAAAGTTTATCGCGGTATGGGTTCCCTCGGCGCGATGGCCGAAGGCAGTAAAGACCGTTACTTCCAGGAAAACATGGACAAGCTTGTGCCGGAAGGCATTGAAGGTCGTGTACCTTACAAAGGATCTGTGGCCGATACCGTTTATCAGTTAGTAGGCGGTCTAAGAGCTGGCATGGGTTACTGCGGCGTGCGCAATATCGAAGAACTGATAAACAAAACACGTTTTATCCGGATAACTGGAGCCGGTTTAAAAGAAAGTCATCCTCACGATATCCATATTACTAAAGAAGCACCAAACTACAGCCTATAA